The genome window TATTTTGCTTTGTTTGTCGGTCAAACGGTCATGCTTAATGTACAGCATGAAAAATAAGGGCCCCCATCCGATGGTAGGACAATCAACTCCCATTTCCCCAGCACACGAACCTGCTTCCCACGCCAACTCGTCCTCCTCCGCATCCCACTCTCTGCCTAAATGGCGGGATATCTCTGAACCAGGCGCCGTTTCGGCCACCTTGACTAGGGCTAATCTCTGCAATGGTCCGTAGCTTTGGCCACCTGGGCAATAGGATGCCTCGGCCTATCTACTGATTGGACCCAGTTTCATTAGTTGGCTTTTATTTGGGTCAGCTCAGGTGTTCCCTCGACCAGTCGTCAGACTCAAAGTGGAACTCTCCCTGCTCATGTCTAGGCGGAGCCCTGGGCGGAGGCTCGTAGTCGAGACCGAGGTGTTTTAGGTATCGCCTCGCTTCCATGGGGTCAGTTATTGCGCAGACTTTGGCGAGATCGCCGCCACATTGAGGGCACGTGGTGACGTCGATCTTGAACACTTGTGCTAGCATCTTGGACCAGGTGTAGTTCTTGAACTCACCCTTTTTCTCGCCCTCCGTTGCATCATCTCCAAACTGGAATCCTTTCTTTATCTCGGGCCTGAGCGTTACGTCTTTCCGGTAAGGGGAGTTGGGTGCAAAAACCCCAGACCACCGTACGAGATGACTGCGCGGCGGGGGAGTGAGTGCCACCAGCTTCTCAATAAACTCCGTCGGCGTGAACACAAGATGCGTAGTTCCATTAGACCATAGAGTTTTGAGTGCTAACTTGACGTCGCCGTTTGCTATGATCTCGAGACGGTCGTTGGATAGTGGTCCCCTGGCGATGTATTCGATCAGTTTGTAAAGTCGGTCGCGAGCATGAGTATTAACAGCGGTATTGGTGTGGAGTGAGAAGCCGTTAACTGAGTAGCAGCGCTTGCCTTTAGCCAGCGGCACTTCGCCCTCATAGCCGAAGCCACCGCCGATCTTTCGGACGTAACTTCCGGCATTAGGACCAAAGGCGATTTTGCCGCTAATCGAGGCTGCTAGTGCGGCCGTAAGAGATTCGTGATCTTGAAACAGTGGGTCGAGTGTGGGGTTTAGAACTATATCGCCGTCTTTACCCAAGTAGCCACGTTTGATGCCGAGACTGCGGACCAGGTTAGCGATGCTCTCAACTAGACTGGCAACTTCTTCATCGCTAATTGGCTCCAAATTGCGAAAGCGTGCGACATCGCCATATCTGGTGTAAACACCATCAATGCAAAGTAAGTGAATGTGCGGGTTTAAGTTTAACGCTGATCCCCAGCGCTGAGTGAAACAGATAGTCCCCGGCGTTGCATCGACGATGCCAGCGTCATGAGCTTCATGCAGGTAGTGGCGATGAATCTCCCTGGTAACGAGACCAAAGACCTCAGAGGCAAAGCGCTTA of Deltaproteobacteria bacterium contains these proteins:
- a CDS encoding transposase, producing the protein MSNAATRSCAYQRRRPELTHCFQIIAGHLNTFISEREAEQRPLPDYVVKEFEAYLKCGILAHGFIRLKCTTCCDEKIVAFSCKKRGFFPSCCAKRMAEAATHLTQNVLPLVPYRQFVVSFPIPLRYWLHTNKRFASEVFGLVTREIHRHYLHEAHDAGIVDATPGTICFTQRWGSALNLNPHIHLLCIDGVYTRYGDVARFRNLEPISDEEVASLVESIANLVRSLGIKRGYLGKDGDIVLNPTLDPLFQDHESLTAALAASISGKIAFGPNAGSYVRKIGGGFGYEGEVPLAKGKRCYSVNGFSLHTNTAVNTHARDRLYKLIEYIARGPLSNDRLEIIANGDVKLALKTLWSNGTTHLVFTPTEFIEKLVALTPPPRSHLVRWSGVFAPNSPYRKDVTLRPEIKKGFQFGDDATEGEKKGEFKNYTWSKMLAQVFKIDVTTCPQCGGDLAKVCAITDPMEARRYLKHLGLDYEPPPRAPPRHEQGEFHFESDDWSREHLS